The sequence ATCCCTCCACGTTCCAGCAGGTCGACACCCGTTACAACCGACCCCAGAAGTGCGTGAACTTCTCCTCTGGTGAGGGCGGCGTGCGCACGCTCACGTCGGCCACCACGAACTCGGTGAACTGCGCGTACTGGCGCCTCGGGCAGGTCGTCGGGCTCGAGAAGGTCGCCGACATCGCCAAGAACATGGGCATCACCAACTGCTACACGGACACGCCCGACTCGAAGATGACCGATGCAGAGAAGGCCCGCGCCGCGCAGTGCATGAACCCCTGGTACCCGGTGATGTCGTTCGGCGGGACCTTCGGCGTGCACCCCCTCGACATGGCCGCGGCGTACGCCGTGCTGGCCAACGACGGGGTGCGCAACGCGCCGTACTTCGTCGACAAGATCACCGACGCGAGCGGCAAGGTGATCTACCAGCACAAGGCGGACCCGCAACGGGTGATCTCGTCGCAGACGGCTCGCCTCGTGACGCAGGTGCTCGTCGCCAACGTGCAGGGTGGCACCGGTACGCGCGCCCGCCTCACCAACGGCCAGCAGGCCGCCGGCAAGACCGGCACCACCGATGAAGCCAAGAACTTGTGGTTCGTCGGCTACACCCCCCAGCTCGCGACGGCGGTGTGGTGGGGTGACAGGGGCACCGCTGAGGTCCCGATGTTCGGGGGCAGCGCCCAAGGTGGGCAGTACCCCGCCCGGACGTGGGGCTTGTTCATGAACGAGCTCCTGGCGTTGCGCAGCACGCCCAAGGTTCCGTTCACGACCCCCGACCGCACCCGCGGCGGCGTTTACCTCACCATGGGCACCAACGACGGCCAGGGCTATGACCCGAACGTGTACCGCCGGGCCGCTCCCGTGGTGCCGAGGCCCGCCGCCCCGCCGGCCAGCACGTCTTCGTCCACGCCGTCGTCCGGCCCGACCACTCCCGCGCCGACCCAGCCGACCGTTCCGGGACCGACCGTCACCACACCTGGCGGCGGAAATGGCGGCCGACCCGGCCGCGGCGGGCATCCTTGAGACCATATGAGTGACCCGTCCTCTCCCTCCGACCTCGAACGGCTGCTCGCGGTCCAAGGCCACGACACACATGCCGACCAGCTTCGCCATCGCCGTGACTCGCTCGAGGAGCGAACGACGCTGGCCGAAGCCAACCAGCGTCTCGCCGCGACCGACGCCGAGATCGCGCGGCTCGAGGCTGCTCGTGACGAGCTCGCTCGCGAGCAGAAGCGCGAGGAGGACGCGGCCGCGTCGTTCGTCGAGCGGGCGGCCCTCGCGGAGCGCCAGCTCTACGGCGGCACCGTGTCCAACCCCCGCGAGTTGCAGGCGTTGCAGGACGACATCGCCTCCCTGAAGCGCCACCAGTCGGGCCACGAAGACCGTGTGCTGGAGCTGATGGAGGAGATCGAACCGCTGCAGAGCGAGATCGACGCGCAGCGCGTCACCCGCCGCGAAACCGAGGCGGCCGTCTCCGCCGCGCAGGCGGGTCTGCTCGCGGCCGAGACCGCCGTCGACGCGGAGCTGGCCGAGGTCGAGGCGCAGCGAGCCGGGTCGATCGACGGCATCGACGAAGGATTGGTCGGCGAGTACGAGAAGCTGCGCGTGCCACTCGGCGGCGTGGCCATCGCACGACTCACCGGCAACCGTTGCGACGGCTGCCACCTCACCTTGTCGGCCGTCGAAGTCGACCGCATCCGGCACTTGCCGCCCGACGAGCTGGTCAACTGCGAAGAGTGCGGCCGCATGTTGGTCCACTGAGCATGCAAGGGGTCAGGCGAGTGCGCGCCGCGACGAGGATGGCGTGGCGAGGGAGTCGACGCCGCTCGCCGGCCGTGTGCTCCTCACCGAACTTCGTGCCGGACGCCCGTCCGGGCGGCCGTCCGGGCGGCCGCTGAGCAGCCGTGTTGGTCTGGTTCCTCGGCGCGAGCGTCGTCGCCGTCTGGGTGGTGTTCCGGAGCCCCGCCCTCGACAACCGGCTGGTCGCGGTGGGGGCGGTGCTGCCGGTCCTCGAAGCGCTGACCGGCCGGCCTCGCGTCCTGCACACGTTGCTCGCGTCGATCGTCGTGCTCGTGGCGGTGATGTTGGCCACGCGTCGGCGGCGGCTGCTGCGACGCCGGTGGTTGGGGCTGCCGATCGGCCTGTTCTTGCATCTCGTCCTCGACGGCACGTGGAGCCGCAAGCAGTTGTTCTGGTGGCCGTTGTTCGGCGCGGGGTTCGGTCATCGCCAAGTGCCCGAGCTGACCCACGGCGCGCTCGGCTGGCTGCTCGAGCTCGCCGGCATCGCGTGCCTGGTCTGGGTGGTCGAGCGGTTCCGCTTGCGTGAGCCGGCGCGGCGGAGCCTGTTCCTGCGCACCGGTCAGTTCTCCCGCGATCTGGCCAGGGGACCGGAGGCGGGATGCTGATCCTCGTCCGCCACGGTCGCACCGCGGCGAACGCGCAGCGGCTGCTGCTCGGCCGACTCGACCCGCCGCTCGACGACGAAGGTCGCCGCCAGGCGGCGCGCCTGCGCGAGGCGGTTGGGTCGTTCGACCACATCCGGTCGAGCCCGTTGCAGCGGACCCGGGAGACCGCGCAGGCCATCGCGGGTGCCGTCACCGTCGACGTCGATCCGCGGTGGGTCGAGATCGACTACGGCAACTACGACGGGTTGCCATTGGCCGACGTCCCGCCAGACATGTGGCGCGCGTGGCGCAGCGACCCGTCCTTCACGCCGCCGGGAGGCGAGTCCCTCGCCTCCCTGCAAGCGCGCGTCGCGGCCGCGTGCGACGACCTTCGGGCCGAGGCCGAAGCCCACGACGTGGTCGTGGTCAGCCACGTGTCGCCGATCAAGGCGGCGGTCGCGTGGGCACTCGGCGCGGGTCCGGAGCTGGCGTGGAAGCTGTTCCTGCAGCCGGCCTCGATCACCCGGATCGCCGTCGGCCCCACCGGTCCGGTGATCCACTCGTTCAACGAGGCGGGCCATCTCCTCGGCGACGCCTGAACAGCGAGCCCAGGCCACCAGCCGGAGTCGACGCAGAAGTCTCGGCGCGGGCCTCAACGGCAGGCTTGTTCGGGCCGATGGTCGAAGTGATGGACGAAAGAACGGTGCGGCGCTGGGGTTAGCCTCGTTTCGTTTGGTGCGGAGCAGGTCCCGGTTCTGCGCCCCGGATCTCGATGTCGATGCTGCGTACCGTCCAACCACCCAGGTCCCCAACCCGCGTGCTCGCGGTGTGGTGCACCGCCCTCGCCCTGTTCGCGGCGTCGGGGCTGGTCTCGGCGCCCCGCGCGGGTGGGCAGGCGTTGCCGCCGGCCGCCTCGGGTCCCTCATCGAGCGCCGCCCCGCCCACGTCGACGGCGACGTCGCCCGCACCCACGACCCCCACGACGCTGCCCCACGGCGACGGCGGCGTCACCACGCAGCCGCCGAAAGGTGGCGAGTCCTCGTCGACGACTTCGACGGTGCCCGCCGGGCCCACGCTGCCCGATCCGTCGGGCCGGGTCCGGGCGCTGCTCGCCGAGATCGACATCTTGAACGCCCGCGACGCGGTCCCGAAGGCCCAGCAGCACGTCGTCGACATGCAATCCCGGGCCCAGGATGCCGGCGGTCGCCTGGCCGACGCCCAGTCCCGTCTGGCCCTGGCCGACGACGAGTTGAGCGAGACCCAACAGCGGCTGGCGACCCTGGCCATCTCGCAGTACGTCGACCCGGGGCAGTCGCAGCTCGAAGCCATCGTCGGCGGCGACAGCAGCATCGGCGAGAAGCGATCGGTGCTCTTGTCGGTGTCGCTCAAGGCTGAGCGGGCCAAGCTCATGGCCGCCCGCGACGTGCGGGCCGCCCGTGCCCGCGACGTCGCCCGCGCCCGCAAGTCCAAAAAGGCCGCCGACGGCGACGTGGTCACCGCACAAGAGGGGGTCGTCAAGGCCCACAGCGCGTCGAGCGACGCCGCCGCGGCGCTGCGCGAGGCCGAGGCGCACCTGCACGACTCGGGGGCGGGCTCGTGGTCGTTGTCGATCGAAGGCGCCAGCGCGGCCAAGCCCGAAGAGATGGCGTACTGGTTCGCGACCCGCGGCACGACGCCCGAAGCGCAAGCGCCGCTGTTGCAGCTCACGAAATGGTTCGTGCAGGAAGGCGACGACGAAGGCGTGCGTGGCGACATGGCGTTCGCGCAGTCGATCGTCGAGACCGGCTCCTTCACGAACCCCGACACCATCGTCCGCAACAACTTCGCCGGCGTCGGTCACTGCGACTCGTGCGCGGCCGGGTTCTCGTTCGCGACGCCCCAGCTCGGCATCCGCGCCCAGATCCAGCTGCTGAAGTCGTACGCGGAGAAGGACCCGAAGTACCAGCACCCGCTCGTCGACAAGCGCCTGCGCGGGCCGGCCGGTTGCTGCCGCACCTGGCGGCAGCTCACCCGTGTGTGGGCCACCGCCCCGAACTACGGCCCCGTGATCCTCGACATGTACCGGCAGCTGCTGGTGTTCGTGGTGCAGCACCGCGGCGGCGTCGTGCCGCCCGGCACCGGCTGACCTCGGCACCGCCCGTCGAGGGCCGTCCGTAGGATGGCCCGATGCCCACGTTCATCACCCGGCTCGAGCCGCCGCCCGGCAGCGGGCCTCGGGTGGCGGTGAAGGACTGCATCGACGTCGCGGGCGTCGTCACGACGGTCGGGTCGCCGGCCGTCGCAAGTGCTGCGACACCCGCGGTGCGCGACGCGGCCTGTGTCGCCGCTGTCCGGGGTGCGGGCGGTCGCATCGTCGGCAAGGCGAACTTGCACGAGCTGTGCTTCGGCTCGACTGGTGTGAACCCGTGGTACGGCACGCCGGCCAACCCGCTCGACCCGAGCCGCATCCCTGGTGGGTCGTCGAGCGGATCGGCGGTGGCGGTGGCGACCGGCGAAGCGGACTTCGCGCTCGGCACCGACACCACCGGGTCGGTCCGCACGCCCGCGGCGTGCTGCGGTGTGGCGGGCCTGAAGACCACTTGGGGGCGGGTGTCGCTCGACGGGGTGGCGCCGCTCGCGCCCAGCCTCGACACGGTCGGCGTGCTCGCAGTGGGGGTGGCCGCGCTCACCACCGGCATGGCGATGGTCGATCCCACTTTCGATGCCGCCGCCGCCGGGTCGGCGGACAACGGCGAGGTCCGGGTCGGTCGCATCCGACCGCCCCGTGTCGAGCCTGGGGTCGATCAGGCGATCGACGCGGCGCTCGCGGCCGCGGGGTGCACGATGGTCGACATCGAGCTCGCCGGTTGGGGCATGGCCTCCGACGACGGTCTGACCGTGTTGTTCGCCGAGGCGTGGCGGGCCTGGGGTCACTTGTACCAAGAGCCGGCCGCGGAGCTCGGTGACGAGCTCCGTGAGCGGTTCGCGGTGGCGCAGCAGGTGACCTCTGCCCAGGAGGCGGCCGCGCTCGCCCGCCGGAGCGCATGGCAGCGCGAGCTCGATGCGGCGCTGTCCGACGTCGATGCCATCTCGTTGCCGGTGATCGCCGGCGAACCGCCCCGCATCGAAGCGCGCGACATCGCGCCGAACCACTTCGCGGCCGCAGTCAGTTTCGCCGGTAACCCCGCCTTGGCGCTGCCGGTGCCGAGGTCCGACGGACGCCTGCCGGCCAGCGTGCAGCTCGTGGGCGCGCGTGGCGGCGACGAGGACCTGGTCCGGGTGGGCGCCCGCATCGAGCGGGCAGTGGGTGCCGGCCCGCACCACCGTGCGGGTGGCTGAAGCCGGAAGCGTGCCGGCCGGTCAGGTCGCTGCGCCGACCGGATCGTCGTCGGAATCGTCGTCCGTGTCGCCGGGACCCGCAGCGAGGTCATCGGCGCGGGTCCCGAGCGTGCCGGGCTCGATCCGGCAGGAGTCGATGTAGGCGTCCACGTCGCTGCGGCGAATGCGGGCAGAGCGGGGACCGGGCCGGTCGATCGGGAGCTCCCCACGCCGGCCCAGGCGTGCCACCGTCTCCTTCGTCAGTCCCAGCAGGGTGGCCGCCTCGCGCACGGTCAGCCAGTCAGTCGGTTCGGGCACGACGTCGATCGTAGTAGGACAGGGGGTGCTGACTGAAGTCATGCACTCTCGCTACTTCTAGTGCGTTCCTGTGTGGACGGGTGAGCCACCTGGTGTGGGTTGCCGTCTGGTGTGGGTTGCCGTCTGGTGTGGGTTGCCCCCTGGTGTGGGTTGCCCCCTGGTGTGGGTTGCCGCCTGGTGTGGGGCAATGGTCCGGGCTGCCACCTGGTCAGGGGCAATGGTCCGGGCTGCCACCTGGTCAGGGGCAATGGTGACGGTGAGTCGGCCTGTAAGCGGGGTCCTGTCCTCGGCGCCCTTGCGGGACATCCGATGGATGGCCATCCATCTGTGCGGTCCACCTGGGGACATCGGCCGGGCCGGCCGTCCCCTGTTCGACCTTGCTCCGGGTGGGGGTTACCGAGCCGCCCGGGTCACCCCGGACGCTGGTGCGCTCTTACCGCACCGTTTCACCCTTACCTGTGCGCCACCGCGAGCGGCGACGCCATCGGCGGTCTGCTCTCTGTTGCCCTGATCCGACAGGTCACCCCGTCCTGGCTCTCGCCAGCACCGTGCCCTTTGGAGCCCCGACTTTCCTCGACCCGGTGTCCCGGCCGAGGCCGAGACCCGAGCCGCGACCATCCGGCCGGCTCACCGTCGCCGGTCATCGTCGCACATCCCGCCCCACGCCGACCATCCGCCGCGAGGTTGGTCGCGGCCACGCCGGCCACCCCGTCCTGCTGTGAGCAGTTGGCCACCCGGTGGGTGGCCAACTGCTCACACCACGGGGGGGATGGGGGGATTGGTCGCGTCAGGACTTGGCGCCGACGGCGGCGTCGGAGCCGATGGCGTTGGTGATCGCCTGCTTGGACGCAGGCACCCACTGGCTCGGGTCGTTCGGTGTCAGCAGCTGAGCGAACACGATCCGGTGGCGGGCTTCGGTCGCGCCGACGCTCATGGCGGCCTGGCGCAGCTCCGGCGTACCGAGCTCGGCGGCATCGGCGGTGTAGGTGGCCGAGGCGATGTCTTCCAGCGCCTGGCAGAACGCGATCCAGTCCTGGTCGGTGGTGCCCGCCGCGGGGTTCTGCAGCTCTTGGATCTTCGGCTGGAGCAGCGTCGAGCTCAGCACCGCATTGGCCTTGTCGTACGCCTTGCCCCCCGCCTTGGTGGTGGCGTCCTGCATGGTGTGGGCGTGCTCGGAGTGGTGTTGGCTGAACTGCTTGATGACCTGGATTGCCGCCGGGTCTTTGATCCAGCCCTTGCTCGTGATGTCGTCGTAGAACGACACGAGCAGGAGCTCGAGCGACGTCGCGGTCTGGAGCACCGACTGATCGGTCTCGCTGCCGGTGAGCGCCTCGCTGGTGCTCGGGGCACGAGGCGGGAGCAACGTGCTCGAGGTGACGGGCTGGTTGCCGGTGTGCGCGACGGGCCCGCCGCTCGGCCCGCAGGCCGCCACGACCGCCGCGCCGGCGACGGCGCCGCCGAGGGCGAGGAAGCGCCGACGGTTCGGGTTGGGGACGTGGTCGTCGTGGTTGTCCATGCTCTCCACTGCCATTCGTCTCTCCGCTGCCTCAGCTGCTGGTGTCGCTCGACCCACTGCCGCTGGCCGACGCGGCAGGTGCCGGGTACTGGGCGGGATCGAGCTTGTCGGTGTCGGGTTGGGTGACCGGCACGAGGGTGTCGGTCGACCCTCCGGTCAGCAGGCCGAGGGTGACGGCGTGCTGCGCCTCGACGGGCAAGACCGCCGCGAACAGCTTGGCGCCACCGCTGTTGTCGAACTCACCGAGCACCCACTGCCAGGTGGCCGCCGCGATTTCCTCGAGCTGGGCGAGCGCCTTCAACGTGGCGGCCCCGCCGGCGCCGACTTGGCCGCTGAACTGGCTGACGACCTTGGCGTTGGGCTTGTCGGGCGGGTTGGCGCCGGCAGCGCCGAAGAAGCCGCCGAACAGGTCGGCGTGATCTTGGTGGTGCTGGCCGAAGCTCTGCACGAGCGACGCCTGTGCGCCGGCCTTCGCGGCGGCCGTGTCGTAGAGCGTGACCAGCGCCAGCTCGACGGACTGGGCGAACCCGGCGAGGTCGTAGTCGGTCGGCGGCTCGTCGGCCCACGCGGCAGGGAAGAAGCGGCTGAGCGGAACCATGCCGGTGCCGACCGCGACGATCGGCGCGGCGGCGGCCGCTCTGGCGAGCAGGCCACGACGGGTCGGGCCGCGGTCGTCCGCGAGGGACTGATCCACTTCTCTACCTCCTGACGTCAACCGCTCTTTCCTACTAGGACCGGGGTCGCGGACAGAAAACGCCCGCTCGCGACACAGGCGGGCGTCACCTTAGGGCACCCGATCGACGCCTCTGGGGCGGATCAGAAGTCGAGCGCGGACAGGTCGCCGAACCAGCCTTTGGCCCTGCGGACGGCGTCGTCCCATCGGTCGTGGTCGAAGGCCTCGCCGGGCTGGTACGTCTCTCGCGGCGCCCATGCCGCGGCCACCGCGTCCTCGTCGGCCCACGTGCCGATTGCGAGACCGGCCAGGAACGCCGCGCCGAGGGTGGTGGCTTCCAGCACGGGCGACACCTCGATCGGACGTTGCGTGGCGTTGGCCAGGGCCTGGAGGAAGGTGGGGTTGGCGCTCATGCCACCGTCGACGCGGAGCGACGGGACGTGCAGGCCGGTGTCGGCTTCGGCCGCGCGCAACAGGTCGGCGCCCCGCTGCGCGACCCCTTCGAGCACCGCCCGCACCACGTGCGGCCGGCCGGTGCCGCGCGTGACGCCCAGCAGGGTGCCGCGGGCGCCGTAGTCCCAGTGCGGCGTGCCGAGGCCCAGTAGCGCCGGGACGTACACGACCCCCTCGGTGTCGTCGCACTCGGCGGCGATGTCGTGCGACGCGGCGGCGGTGTCGATGAGGCCGAGGTCGTCGCGCAGCCACTCCACGTTCGTGCCGGCGGCGAGCATGATCGCCTCGACGCCCCACGTGAGCTCGCCACCGCGGGCCCAGGCGACGATCGGGAAGGTGCCGGCTTCGCCTCGGGCGGCGAACGCTGGGCGATCCGGACCGGCGCACAGGTCGAGCATGCCGCCGGTGCCGAACGTGGCCTTGGCCATGCCAGGCCGGAGGCAGCCTTGCCCGACCAGCGACGCCTGCTGGTCGCCGGCCATGCCGCAGATGGGTGGTGCGCCGTCGAGGGCCGTGGCGGCGCCGACCTGCTCCGACGAGTCGACCACGCGCGGCAGCATCGTCGTGGCGATGCCGAGGGTCGCGAGCGCCTTGTCGTCCCAGCCCGACGCGTCGGCGCGGCGCAGGCCGGTGAGGGCCGCGTTGGTGTGGTCGGTGACGTGGAGGCTGCCCCCGGACAAGTTCCAGGCGATCCAGGTGTCGACGGTGCCGAACGCCAAGTTCCGGGTGCGATCGGGGTCGAACTGGTCGAGGAGCCATTTGATCTTCGTGCCCGAGACATTGGGTGCCAGGCGCAGCCCTTCGGCTTGCAGCACCAGGCAGTCGCCGACAGTGCGCAGGTCCTGCCAGCCGAGACCGGGCCCGATCGGCTCGCCGGTGGACCGATCCCACACGACGGTCGAGGCGCGCTGGTTGGCGATGCCGACCGCGTCGACCGGTCCGCTTGCCGCCAGCGCCTGGCGGGCGACGTCGAGTGCCGCGGCGGCCACCTCACGGGCGTCGAACTCGACGAGGCCGGGGGCTGGCGACGACGGCAGCGTCGGTCGTACGTGTTCGTGGGTGACGACCGCGTCGGCGCCCACGACCGCGGCGCGGACGCTGCTCGTTCCGACATCGACGACCAGGATCGACACGTCAGGCTCCTTGCGGGTTCGAGGGGGAGGCGGTCGTCGGGGTGGCGGCAGGCCAGGGGAGCGGGCCGAACGGCGACGCCAAGCCGAGCTTGCCGGGGTTGAGGATCCCGTGCGGGTCGAGCGCTGCCTTGACCGCCGCCAGCACGTCGAGCCCGCCGCCGAGCGCCTCGGCCATGAACCGGGACCGGTTGAGGCCGATGCCGTGGTGGTGGCTCAGGGCGCCACCGTTGGCGAGCACCGTGCGGGTGCCGGCGTCCCAGACCTCTCGGTAGTACCGCTCCCGATCGTCGGGCTCCACCTTGGCGGCGAACGTGAAATACAGGCAGGCCCCGTCGACGTAAGCGTGGGACTGGTGGCACGTGGCGATCAGCGTGCCGGCCACGCCCTGCATCGCCGCGGTGGTGGCGTCGTGGATGCGTGGAAGTGCCGTCCAGGGGCCGGCGATCTCCATCGTGTCGACCACGTACCCCTTGCCGATCATGGCTTCGAGGGCGGCCACGTCGTTGCGGTGCTCGAGCCACTTCGCAACGGGCTCTGTGCCGGCATCGACCCCGCCGGACGCGACGGCCTCTTCGGCCACGAGAGCCATCGTGGCGTCGACCAGCCCGGCGTCGCCTTCGTCGAGCGCCAGGAGCAGGTGCTGGCCTTCGATGCCGAAGCGGGCGGCTTCGGCCGTGTCGTGGAGGCGCAAGACCGCGGGGGTGGCGCCGCGGCGCAGGATGCGGCGGCACACGTCGAGCGGCGCGGCGAAGTCGTCGAACGTCCACGCCCCCCGCCGTTCCGACGGCGGCTTGGGGTGCAGCTTGAGGCGCGCGCCGGTGATCACCCCGAGGGTGCCCTCGGAGCCGACGAACAGCTGGTTCAGGTCGGGACCGACCGCCGAGGCGGGCTGGCCGCCGGTGGTGAGGGTTCGGCCGTCGGCCAGGACGACGTCGAGGCCGACCACGATCTGTTCGATCTTGCCGTAGCGGGTGGAGTACTGGCCGGCCCCGCGGCAGGCGAGCCAGCCGCCGACGGTCGCGAGCGTGATCGACTGCGGCCAGTGGCCGATGGTGACGCCGTGGCGAGCTTGGAGCTCGTCCTCGAGCCGGTCGCCGAACGTGCCGGCCTGCACGTCGACGATCATCGAGGTGTCGTCGACCGAGACGATGCCCGACAGACCGGTGAGGTCGAGGACCACGCCGCCGAACACCGGCACCGCCGCGCCGCACACCCCGCTGCGTCCCCCCGTCGCGGTGACCGGGACGCGGGCCTCGTTGCAGGCGGCAAGGATGCCGGTGACCTGAGCCGCGTCGGAGGGCCGGACCACCGCGCCGCCCAGGCCGGCGACCTCGCCCTCGGTGGCCCAGATCATCGCCAACGGCCACCAGTCGCGGCTGGCCTCGCCGACCGTGTCGCCGTCGGTGGCCACGTCGGCGCCGGTTGCTCGCAGGCGTTCGACCAGGCGGTCGTCGACGTCGACCCGTGCCGTCGGCAGGTGCGCCGCCACGGCCGCGGCCCCGCCCGCCAGGGCGATCGGTGGGGTGGGCGATCCTGGCTCCGGAGTGCGCGTTGCCATGGCCGGGGACGCTACCTGGGTTGTGCCCGCCCGACCCCGCCCGACCCCGCTCCCAGCCCCGCCCAGCCCCGCCCCGCCCAGCCCCGCCCCGCCCCGCCCGACCCCGCCCAGCCCCGCCCCGCCCAACCCGCCAAACCCGCCTGCTGTGAGCACTTGACCACCCACCAGGTGGTCAAGTGCTCACAGCTCGGCGGATTGGGGCCGGGTCGACGGGTCGAGGCCGGGGGTGGTGCGCTCCTCGTCGATCGCCTGGCGGTACGCGGCGACCTGGCCGGCCCGTTGGGTCGCGTCGAGGCCGAGGACCGGGCCGATCAGCTCGGCGACCCGTTCGGCGGCATCGGCCGACGCGTCGCGGGCGAGCAAGCGCGCGCGTGTGCGGCGGCTCAGGACGTCGTCGACCGACGTGGCCATCTCGTAGCGGGCCGCGTACACGGCCTCCGCGGCGAGATACGGCGTGCCGGGCACCAGCGTCTCGGCGAGCGACGGGTCGGCTTCGGTCATGGCCAGCAGCACCCGTGCGTCGCCGCCATACCGGTCGGCCAGGTGGGCGACGGCCTGGCTGGCCACGGGCGCGTTCCCTGGCCCGCCGTCGCGCACCTCCGTGTAGCCCTCGGCGCCCCGCAAGCGCAGCTTGGCGGTGCGGGACCGCTTGGCGACCCGTCCCGCGATCGAGGCGGCGGACTGGCGCACGACCTCGTCGATCGCGTCGGCCGCCATCTCGCGGTACGTCGTGAGCTTGCCGCCGGTGACGGTGACCATGCCGCTCGGCGAGGTCCGTACGGAGTGGCGCCTCGAGAGATCGGCGGTGCGTCCCGATCCCCCGGACCCGGTGTCCTTCACGAGCGGTCGCAAGCCCGCCCAGGTGCCCACGACGTCGCGTTCGTCGATGTCGGTGGTGACGCACGCGTTGATGGCGCTCAGGAGGTACGCGACATCGTCGGGCGTGCACTGCGGATCGTCGAGCGGGCCGTCGTAATCGGTGTCGGTGGTGCCGACGTACGTGTAGCCGGGGCCGCCATCGGCGTTGGGCCAGGGCACGACGAACACCGACCGCTTGTCGCCCGGCACGGGGATCACGACGGCGATGTCGTTGCGGACCTTGTCCCACGGCACGGTGATGTGGATGCCCTTGGCAGGCCGGATGCTGTCGGGGTGCGTGCCTTCGTCGATGGCGCGGACGTCGTCGGCCCACACGCCGGTGGCGTTGACCACCGCCGTGGTGCGGATCGACAGGTCACGATCGGGCATCGGACCGACGCCTTCGGCGTGCACCCGCACAGCTCGGATCCGCCCGTCCGGGCCGTTGTCGAACCCGACGACACGCGTGCGGTTCGCCACCGCGGCGCCGTGCTCGGTCGCGGCGGTGCGGGCGACCGTGAGGGTGAGGCGGGCATCGTCGGCCTGTGCGTCGTGGTACAGGTACGCGGCGGCCAGCTTGTCCGCCGGGAGTGTGGGCATGTGGGCCAGCGCGGCGGCCTGGTCGAGTCGTTCGTGGAACTT comes from Acidimicrobiales bacterium and encodes:
- a CDS encoding FAD-binding oxidoreductase; this encodes MATRTPEPGSPTPPIALAGGAAAVAAHLPTARVDVDDRLVERLRATGADVATDGDTVGEASRDWWPLAMIWATEGEVAGLGGAVVRPSDAAQVTGILAACNEARVPVTATGGRSGVCGAAVPVFGGVVLDLTGLSGIVSVDDTSMIVDVQAGTFGDRLEDELQARHGVTIGHWPQSITLATVGGWLACRGAGQYSTRYGKIEQIVVGLDVVLADGRTLTTGGQPASAVGPDLNQLFVGSEGTLGVITGARLKLHPKPPSERRGAWTFDDFAAPLDVCRRILRRGATPAVLRLHDTAEAARFGIEGQHLLLALDEGDAGLVDATMALVAEEAVASGGVDAGTEPVAKWLEHRNDVAALEAMIGKGYVVDTMEIAGPWTALPRIHDATTAAMQGVAGTLIATCHQSHAYVDGACLYFTFAAKVEPDDRERYYREVWDAGTRTVLANGGALSHHHGIGLNRSRFMAEALGGGLDVLAAVKAALDPHGILNPGKLGLASPFGPLPWPAATPTTASPSNPQGA
- a CDS encoding glycerol-3-phosphate dehydrogenase/oxidase, yielding MSGPNWFDRVSALDRLSQDPFDVVVIGGGITGAGCALDAASRGLRVALVEAGDFASGTSSKSSKLVHGGLRYLQNGEVRLVYEALHERQRLLHNAPHLVRLMPFLLPVLTGKDSPVPRKLARALGGAMWAYDLTGGFRIGKFHERLDQAAALAHMPTLPADKLAAAYLYHDAQADDARLTLTVARTAATEHGAAVANRTRVVGFDNGPDGRIRAVRVHAEGVGPMPDRDLSIRTTAVVNATGVWADDVRAIDEGTHPDSIRPAKGIHITVPWDKVRNDIAVVIPVPGDKRSVFVVPWPNADGGPGYTYVGTTDTDYDGPLDDPQCTPDDVAYLLSAINACVTTDIDERDVVGTWAGLRPLVKDTGSGGSGRTADLSRRHSVRTSPSGMVTVTGGKLTTYREMAADAIDEVVRQSAASIAGRVAKRSRTAKLRLRGAEGYTEVRDGGPGNAPVASQAVAHLADRYGGDARVLLAMTEADPSLAETLVPGTPYLAAEAVYAARYEMATSVDDVLSRRTRARLLARDASADAAERVAELIGPVLGLDATQRAGQVAAYRQAIDEERTTPGLDPSTRPQSAEL